A portion of the Carettochelys insculpta isolate YL-2023 chromosome 26, ASM3395843v1, whole genome shotgun sequence genome contains these proteins:
- the PRELP gene encoding prolargin: MKPALQLLLLLTLVLISEVNGQRQKPKRKPGRPTAAPVVLVEPVEPTELPPPLPPGPPSVFPDCPRECSCPPDFPSALYCDSRNLRKVPLIPSRIHYLYLQNNFIDSLPEESFKNATELKWVNLDNNRIKKLDRRVLEQMESLIFLYMEKNQLKEVPSFLPPNLEQLRLSRNLISKIPSGVFNKLEHLVLLDLHHNRLSDGVFNKNTFRGLKNLMQLNLAHNTLRKLPPGLPSAIHQLFLDRNNIEDIPENYFKEFRNLAFLRLNYNQISDKGLPKNSFNLSNLLVLQLAHNKLTNMPLINPKLEHLYLNDNSIEKINGTQICPTSLVSFQDLPSDLENVPRLRYLRLDGNQLKPPIPLDLMMCFRLLQSVVF; this comes from the exons ATGAAGCCAGCACTCCAATTGCTTCTCCTCCTCACCCTGGTCCTGATCTCTGAGGTCAATGGGCAGAGACAGAAGCCAAAGCGGAAGCCTGGCCGTCCGACTGCTGCGCCAGTAGTGCTGGTTGAGCCAGTCGAACCGACAGAGCTGCCTCCGCCCCTGCCACCGGGCCCCCCCTCTGTCTTCCCAGATTGCCCCAGAGAATGCTCCTGTCCTCCAGACTTCCCCTCCGCCCTCTACTGTGACAGCCGCAACCTGAGGAAAGTGCCCCTCATCCCTTCCAGGATCCACTACCTCTATCTCCAGAACAACTTCATCGATAGCCTCCCAGAAGAGTCCTTCAAAAATGCCACAGAGCTGAAGTGGGTCAACTTGGACAACAACCGCATCAAGAAGCTGGACCGGCGGGTGCTGGAGCAGATGGAAAGCCTCATCTTCCTGTACATGGAGAAAAACCAGCTCAAGGAAGTGCCATCCTTCCTGCCCCCCAATCTCGAGCAGCTGCGTCTGAGCAGGAATTTGATCTCCAAGATCCCCTCTGGGGTTTTCAACAAGCTGGAGCACTTGGTCCTCCTGGACCTGCACCACAACAGGCTGAGCGACGGCGTCTTCAACAAAAACACCTTCCGAGGCCTCaaaaacctcatgcaactcaACCTGGCCCACAACACCCTGCGGAAGCTGCCTCCTGGGCTGCCCAGTGCCATCCACCAGCTCTTCCTAGACAGGAACAACATTGAGGACATCCCAGAGAACTATTTCAAGGAGTTCCGTAATCTGGCCTTCCTCAGGCTCAACTACAACCAGATCTCTGACAAAGGGCTGCCCAAGAACTCCTTCAACCTCAGCaacctgctggtgctgcagctggcacaCAACAAGCTCACCAACATGCCTCTCATCAACCCCAAGCTGGAGCACCTCTACCTGAATGACAATTCCATTGAAA AAATCAATGGGACTCAGATTTGCCCCACGTCCCTGGTCTCCTTCCAAGACCTCCCTTCAGATCTAGAAAATGTACCCCGGCTCCGCTACCTGCGCTTGGATGGCAACCAGCTGAAACCCCCCATCCCCTTGGACCTGATGATGTGCTTCCGGCTCCTACAGTCTGTCGTGTTTTAA